In Streptacidiphilus sp. P02-A3a, the DNA window TGCGCGGCTGGCCGGTGCTCAAGTCCGCCGCCGTGCCCGCCCACGACGAGGCGGCGCAGCAGCGGCTGTGGACGGTCTCCGAGGAACTGACCGGGGTGCGGTACCTCTCGTAGCCGGTACTCCTCGTGGCCGGTACCTCGCACAGGCCGCCCGGTACCCCGGCGGGCCGTATTCTCAGCTGATCCTCAGCCGAGGTTGACCGCGCGTTTATCGGACACGCCATAGATTCTGCTGCGTGAGTACGACAACACCTGCCGGCTGGTACCCGGACCCGAAGCCGAGCGATCCCGCCAACCCCGGTAAGCGGTGGTGGAACGGCACCGACTGGACCGTCAGCACGAAGACGGACGAGGTGCTGACCGCCACCACCGCTGTGCCCTTCGACGCCGCCTACCCGGCGGCCGAGCCGAAGCCGCGCAAGCGCCGCCCGATGCTGGTCACCGGCGCGGTCGCGGCGGTACTGGGACTCGCGGTGGGATCCCTCGCCACGTACCTGATCATGGATGGCCGCACCACCACCGCTGCTCCGGTCAGCCGCGCCCAGGGCTTCGGCCAGGGCGGCGGCCAGGGCAGCGGCCAGTCCCCGTTCGGCGAGGGCGGTTCCGGTGGTTCCGGCTCCGGCTCCGGCTCCGGCGGATCGGGCAGTGGGTCCGGCTCCGGCGGCTCCGGCAGCGGATCGGGCTCGGGCAGCGGCTCCGGTTCCGGCGGGAGCTCGGCGAGCGGGGTCGCGGTCGACGTCGTCGACGGCATCTCGCTCCCCGACCCGGGGACCGGCTGGACCGGCGGCACCACCTCCGACGGCCACGCCGCGCTGTCCTACGGCTCCTACAGCTGCGCCGGGTCCTCCGGCGGCACCTGCACCCTCGCCGGGGCCTCGACCAGCACGCTGACCGCCCCGGTCAGCGCCGGTGCGCAGGCCGCCGCGACGGCCGACATGGCCAAGGCGGTGAGCGAGTCGTACGGCACCGTCACCGGCCACACCCAGCTGGAGTCGCAGGCGGTGACCGTCGCCGGGCGCTCCGGCTACCTGATCCGCTGGAAGGTGGACGCCAAGGTCGGCAACAACGGCACGGTGGAGGACGTCGTCTTCCCGAACAGCGGCAACACCCAGCTGATCGCCGTGCACCTCGGCTTCGACATCGCGGCGAAGTCACCCGCCCTCTCGGTGATGGACAGCATCATCGCCGGAATACAGGACTACAGCGGCGGCTCGGGCAGTGGCAGCGGAAGCGGCACCACCACCTCCTGACCGCAGGCCCGCAGTACGACGACAGCGCCGCCCGCCGACTCCCCTCGGCAGGCGGCGCTGTCGCGCGTCCGGCGGTGGCACACCGGCTGGTGGTCTCCGGGCTGGTGGTCTCCAGGAAGGCGGTCTACAGGAAGGTGCGGCCCTCGCCCCGGTAGGTCGGGACCGTCTCCACCACCCGGTCGCCCTCGACCAGGTGCAGCTCCGCGAAGCGCTCGCACAGTTCGCCCGCCTTGGCGTGCCGGAACCACACCCGGTCGCCGATCAGCAGGTCGTCCGCCGCCGAGCCCAGCAGCGGCGTCTGCACCTCGCCCGCGCCCTCCTGCGGGTCGTAGCGCAGCCCCTGCGGCAGGTAAGGCACCGGCGAGCGGTCCGGGCCCGCCGCGCCCGAGGCCGGGTAGCCGCCGCCGAGCACGGTCACCACGCCCACGCCCGGCCGCCGGACCACCGGCTGCGCGAACAGCGCCGCCGGACGCCCCTGGAACGAGCGGTAGTTGTCGAACAGCCGGGGGACGTACAGGCCGGACCCGGCGGCGACCTCGGTCACCGCGTCCTCCGCCACCGTGGACTCGACGCTGCCGGTCCCGCCGCCGTTGACGAACTCCAGGTCCACCACCCGGCGCAGCGCGCGCACGGTCTCCGAGCGCCGCTGCGCCAGCTCCGCCCGGGCCTTGGACTGCATCACCCGGATCGCCCGCGAGCGCAGCGGCCGACCGGCGACGTTGTCGCCGACCCCGGCGACATGGCCCTCGTAGGCCATCAGCCCGACCACCCGGAAGCCGGGACGCTGCTGGACCAGCTCGGCGAACGCCGCCAGCGCCTCCGGTGTGCGCAGCGGCGACCGCCGCGCGCCGACCCGGATCCGACCGCCGAGCAGGTGCAGCGCGGTGTCCAGCTCCAGGCAGACCCGGATCTGCTCACCGCCGCCGGCCCGGGCGGCGTCCACCAGGTCCAGCTGCGCCGGGTCGTCCAGCAGCACGGTGATCGCCCCGGCCAGCTTCGGATCGGCGGCCAGCTCGGCGTACCCGGCCCGGTCGGCCGACGGGTAGGCCAGCAGGATGTCCTCGAAGCCGGCCCTGGCCAGCCAGATCGACTCGGCCAGGGTGAAGCTCATGACCCCCTGGAAGCCGTCCTGCCGCAGGACGCGTTCCAGCAGGGCGCGGCAGCGCACGGACTTGCTCGCCACCCGGATCGGCTTCCCGGCGGCGCGCCGGACCAGGTCGGCGGCGTTCGCGTCGAAGGCCTCCAGGTCCACGATCGCCAGCGGCGCGTCGAGGTGGGCGGTGGCACGGTCGTAGCGTGCCCGGTCGGCGGAGAGGGTCACCATGCGCGAAGACTGCCACATGCCCGCTACCCACGGGTAGGGCCTGCGCCGGTCGGTCTTGGCGGGAGATCCCCGGCTCGGCTGGGCGTTTCCTGGTCGGCGCCGGGGTAGTGGGCCCCGGCGCCGGGCGGTGTCAGCCAGTCCCCAGTGAACCGGCAGCGGCCTGGGCGACCGACTGCACCAGCGAGATCCCGGCGGACTCGCTGAGGTTGCCGTCGGAGACCACCGCGATCAGCAGCTCCTGGCCGTTCCGCTGGACCTGGCCGATGCTGTTGATCACCCACAGTCCGGTCGCCGAGCGCGGCAGCCAGCCGTTCTTCACCGCGTAGTCGCTGCCGCTGGCCGCCGCGCTGACGCCCCAGCGCTGGTCGCTCTCGACCTGGCCGAGCAGCCCCTGGACGTACTGCCGCGAGGTCGAGCTGAGCAGCGAGTCGCTGGTGAAGACCTGGCGCAGCAGTCGCAGCTGGTCGGCGGCGGTGGTCGTGGTCAGGCCCCAGTTGCCCTCGGTGCCACCGGCGGTGGAGGTCAGCCCGAAGCGCTGGTTGGCCGCGTTCAGGCCGCCCTCCTGGCCGATGTCGTTCCAGAGCGCGGTGGCCGAGTCGTTGTCGCTGTTCTCGATCATGGTGTTGGCCAGGCCCAGCTGGGTCTGGGTCAGCGTGGTGCCCTGGTCCTGGGCCTGGAGCAGCAGCGTCGCCAGGATGTCGACCTTGACGATGCTGGCGGTGGCGAAGGCGTGGCCGTTCCCGCCGTAGGTCAGCGACTGGCCGGTGCCGAGGTCGGTCACCGCGACCGACACCGCGCCGTTGGCCTGGGCGACGGCGCTGCTCAGCGCGGCGTCGGCGGCCGCCGTGGTGGTGGCCGGGGCGGGCACGGCGGTGGCGGAGGGCTCGGCCGTCGGCGTGGAGGCGGCGGAGGTGGAGGCGGTGGAGGCGGCGGAGGTGGAGGCGGCGGCGGAGGGGGACGCGGAGGATGGAGACGGGGACGCGGTCACACCGCTCATTGTGGCGTGGCGCTCGGTGGCACTGGAATGGCCCTGGAGCAGCAGCACGGTGATGATCCCGACCGCGCTGAGCAGGCTCACCAGGCTGAGCAGGCGCGTCAGGGAGACACTTCGCATCGGCATGCAACGACGCTAGGCAGTACCGCTTTGAGCCAGCTGAAGGCTTTATGGGCCTTTCCTGACAATTACTGCTGGATGTCCTTGCCTGGCGTCGAGTCGGCGGAGGGCCGGGATCGACTAGGCTCGCCGGGTGCAGCGCAAGAACATCCCAGACCCGGGGTTCGCGGGTGACGACGGTTCGGCCGATCCCAGGCTCGTGGCGGCTCTGGCCGCGTACGCGGCCGATCCCACTCCGGACGGTGAGCGCGACCTGCTGGCGGCGCTGGTCGGCGCCCGGCTGATGGTCCCGATCGTGGCCGTCCTCGGTGAGGCCGAGACCGGGGCGGACGGCCTGAGGCACGAGAAGTCCAGCGACATGGCGGTGCCCACCATCGACGCCCCGGACGGGCGCAAGGGGCTGCCCGCGTTCACCTCGCTGGAGGCCATGGCCCGCTGGCGGGCCGACGCGCGCCCGGCCCCGGTCGCGGCCCCGCAGGCGGTGCGGGCGGCCTGGTCGGAGCGGGCCGACGCGCTGCTGATCGACCTGGCCGGTCCCGCCTTCTACGAGCTGTCCGGCGCGGCGATGCGCGCGGTGGCGGAGGGCCGGGCGATGGCGGACCCGCTGCGCGACCCGGAGCTGGCCGAGACGGTGCGCGGACTGCTGGCCCGGCACCCGGTGGTGCTCCGGGCGCACCTGCTGCCGAGTGACACGACCGACGCGCTGCTGGCGCTGGTACCGGATCCGGCCCTGGCGGGCGCGGAGCTGGGGGCGGCGGTGCAGCGGCTGGCGGCGGAGCTGGGCGAGGCGGAACTGCTCCGGATCAGGCTCGACCGGGGGCTGGACCTGGCGGTCGTGCCCGCCTCGCCAGCGGAGCCCGCCGACCCCCTCTACACGCGGCAGCCGTAGCGGCCCCGGGCGCGGCCCCCGTGGCGGCTCCGCACACGGCAGCCGCGGCAGCCGCGGCAGTCACGGCAGCCGTGGCCGGGGGCAGTCACGGCGGCCGTGGCGGGGCGGGGGGCGGCTGCGGGCGTCAGCCGTAGACCGGGCCGGTGAACTTCTCGCCGGGGCCGGTGCCCGGCTCGTCCGGGACCAGCGAGGCCTCGCGGAAGGCCAGCTGCAACGACTTGAGGCCGTCCCGCAGCGGGGCGGCGTGGAAGTTGCTGATCTCCGGCGCGCCCGCGGTCACCAGTCCGGCCAGGGCGGTGATCAGCTTGCGGGCCTCGTCCAGGTCCTTGTGCGCCTCGCCGCCCTCCGCGAGCCCGAGGTTCACCGCCGCCGCGCTCATCAGGTGCACCGCCACCGTCGTGATGACCTCGACCGCCGGGACGTCGGCGATGTCGCGGGTGAGGTCGTCGAAGTCGGGGCCGTCGGCGTGGTCGGGCACGTCGGGCGTCTCGGGCTGGCTGCTCATGGAAAACTCGCCTCGCTGAAGGTGGATGTCTGCCCGAAGTCTGCCCGATGCCCGCGGGGGGCGTGAAAAGGGCACGAATCGCAGGATTCTGCGCTACTCCCGGTCGCTGCTATGCTTGCCAGAGACCGGCCAGGTACAGCCACGTCCCCGCGAGGGCGGCGGCTCACCCGGCCCGCAAGTGGAGGCTCCCCTCCCACCCGCATCGACTCCAGGGTCGTCGGGTTCCGGTCAGGCGGTTCGCGCTCCGTGCGTGATCCGCTCAGTGCGTGCTGTGGACGCTTGGGCGTTCCGGCGACGCACCCGGTCCTGTGGAGCCCCGCCTGCGTGTCATGCGGGGCTTTTTTCGTGCCCGCGGTAGGCGCCTGGCGCGGCACCGCGGCACGAATGAAGCCCTGTGTGGCGGTAACCAGTCCGCTGTTCAGGCGGCTGCCGTCGGCAGCCGCGAGGTGCAACCGAGGAGGATCCATCAGCACCGAGCCCCGCATCAACGACCGGATTCGCGTCCCTGAGGTGCGACTCGTCGGTCCCAGCGGCGAGCAGGTCGGCATTGTGCCGCTTGCCAAGGCCCTGGAACTTGCGCAGGAGTACGACCTGGATCTTGTCGAGGTCGCGGCGACCGCCCGGCCGCCGGTGTGCAAGCTCATGGACTACGGCAAGTTCAAGTACGAGTCCGCCATGAAGGCCCGTGAGGCGCGCAAGAACCAGGCGCACACGGTCATCAAGGAGATGAAGCTCCGCCCGAAGATCGACCCGCACGACTATGACACCAAGAAGGGTCACGTCGTTCGGTTCCTCAAGCAGGGCGACAAGGTCAAGATCACGATCATGTTCCGTGGCCGTGAGCAGTCCCGCCCCGAGCTCGGCTTCCGGCTGCTTCAGCGACTCGCCTCCGACGTTGAGGAGTTGGGCTTCATCGAGTCCAACCCCAAGCAGGACGGCCGAAACATGATCATGGTTCTCGGCCCGCACAAGAAGAAGACCGAGGCGATGGCCGAAGCCCGCGAGGCCGCGGCCATCCGCAAGGCCGAGCGTCAGGGTCGCACGGACGACGGCGACGAGACGGACGAGACGGTCGGCGAGGACGACGCCGCGGCCGTTGAGATCGACGAGACCGCCGAGGCCGAGGCGGCCGACCAGGCCGACGACGTCGACGACGTCGACGACACCCCGGAGGCGGCGGCCAGCTAGGCTGCCGCGTCCACCCCCGGTTCCCCGGCAGCCGCCGGGGAACCCAGGAGATCCACAGCGTTCCCGCCCGCGCCCCGGCGCTCGGGCGGGAGCGGACCGACGAGGAGAGTACGGCGACATGCCGAAGAACAAGACGCACTCCGGTGCCAGCAAGCGCTTCAAGATCACCGGCTCCGGCAAGGTGCTGCGCCAGCGCGCCGGCCGTCGTCACTACCTTGAGCACAAGCCGTCCACGCTGACCCGCCGTCTGGCCGGTACGGTCGAGCTGGCCCCGGCTGACGTCAAGAAGGTCAAGAAGCTTCTCGGCAAGTGATCCTGCGCCCAGCGCAGCCGATCCCCTCGACCATTCGTAACCGGACCGCGTGAAACCGACCGCGGTCCTCACCAAGGAGTAACAACGTGGCACGCGTCAAGCGGGCAGTAAACGCCCACAAGAAGCGCCGGGTCGTCCTCGAACGCGCCAGCGGCTACCGTGGCCAGCGCTCGCGGCTGTACCGCAAGGCGAAGGAGCAGCTGCTGCACTCCTTCACCTACAACTACAACGACCGGAAGAAGCGCAAGGGCGACTTCCGTCAGCTGTGGATCCAGCGCATCAACGCGGCTGCGCGTGCGAACGGCATGACCTACAACCGCCTGATCCAGGGGCTGAAGGCGGCCAACATCGAGATCGACCGCAAGATGCTGGCCGAGCTCGCCGTGCACGACGCCGGTGCCTTCTCCGCGCTGGTCGAGGCCGCACAGAAGGCCCTCCCGGCCGACGTGAACGCGCCCCGCGTCGCCGCCGACGCCGCCTGAGCGAGCGCCACGCGGTAACGGCGCGCCCGCGCGCCGAGCAGCACTCCGGGCCCGCAGGGGGACACCCCCTGCGGGCCCGTTCTGTCCGCCGCCGCCAACCCGGAGCCAGCGGCTCCGAGGCTCTGACGCCGACCTCCCCGAGCGAGAGACCGCGATGCCCCAGCCGCAGTACCCCGAGCTCACCTCGCTGCGTTCGACCAGGGTCACCGCGGCCCGCCGCCTCTCCCGCCGGGTCCAGCGGACCCGGGAGCGCCGCTTCGTCGCCGAGGGCCCGCAGGCCGTCCGCGAGGCCGTGGCCTACGGGCGGATCCCGGGCGCCGGGGGCGAGCACGCGGTGGTCGAGATCTACACCACCGCGGAGGCCGCCGAGCGGCACGCCGAGCTGATCGCCGACGCCCACGGCGCGCGGGTGCCGGTGCTCACCGCCACCGACGAGGTGATCGCCGCCGTCTGCCAGACGGTGACCCCGCAGGGCATCGCCGCCATCTGTCGCTTTGTCGACACCCCCTTCGAGCAGCTGCTGGCCGCCCGCCCGCGGCTGGTCGCGGTGCTCGCGCACGTCCGCGACCCCGGGAACGCCGGGACGGTGCTGCGCACCGCCGACGCCGCCGGGGCGGACGCGGTGGTGCTCACCGACGCCTCGGTGGACCTCTACAACCCCAAGGCCGTGCGGGCCTCCGTCGGCAGCCTCTACCACCTGCCGGTCGCCGTCGGCGTACCGGTGGAGCAGGCGGTCGCCGGACTGCGCGCCGCCGGGACGCGGATCCTCGCCGCCGACGGCGCGGGCGACCGCGACCTGGACGCCGAACTGGACGACGGCACCCTCGGCGGACCCACCGCCTGGGTCTTCGGAAACGAGGCCT includes these proteins:
- a CDS encoding SseB family protein; the encoded protein is MQRKNIPDPGFAGDDGSADPRLVAALAAYAADPTPDGERDLLAALVGARLMVPIVAVLGEAETGADGLRHEKSSDMAVPTIDAPDGRKGLPAFTSLEAMARWRADARPAPVAAPQAVRAAWSERADALLIDLAGPAFYELSGAAMRAVAEGRAMADPLRDPELAETVRGLLARHPVVLRAHLLPSDTTDALLALVPDPALAGAELGAAVQRLAAELGEAELLRIRLDRGLDLAVVPASPAEPADPLYTRQP
- the rpmI gene encoding 50S ribosomal protein L35 is translated as MPKNKTHSGASKRFKITGSGKVLRQRAGRRHYLEHKPSTLTRRLAGTVELAPADVKKVKKLLGK
- a CDS encoding serine hydrolase; translated protein: MPMRSVSLTRLLSLVSLLSAVGIITVLLLQGHSSATERHATMSGVTASPSPSSASPSAAASTSAASTASTSAASTPTAEPSATAVPAPATTTAAADAALSSAVAQANGAVSVAVTDLGTGQSLTYGGNGHAFATASIVKVDILATLLLQAQDQGTTLTQTQLGLANTMIENSDNDSATALWNDIGQEGGLNAANQRFGLTSTAGGTEGNWGLTTTTAADQLRLLRQVFTSDSLLSSTSRQYVQGLLGQVESDQRWGVSAAASGSDYAVKNGWLPRSATGLWVINSIGQVQRNGQELLIAVVSDGNLSESAGISLVQSVAQAAAGSLGTG
- a CDS encoding amino acid deaminase/aldolase, with product MVTLSADRARYDRATAHLDAPLAIVDLEAFDANAADLVRRAAGKPIRVASKSVRCRALLERVLRQDGFQGVMSFTLAESIWLARAGFEDILLAYPSADRAGYAELAADPKLAGAITVLLDDPAQLDLVDAARAGGGEQIRVCLELDTALHLLGGRIRVGARRSPLRTPEALAAFAELVQQRPGFRVVGLMAYEGHVAGVGDNVAGRPLRSRAIRVMQSKARAELAQRRSETVRALRRVVDLEFVNGGGTGSVESTVAEDAVTEVAAGSGLYVPRLFDNYRSFQGRPAALFAQPVVRRPGVGVVTVLGGGYPASGAAGPDRSPVPYLPQGLRYDPQEGAGEVQTPLLGSAADDLLIGDRVWFRHAKAGELCERFAELHLVEGDRVVETVPTYRGEGRTFL
- a CDS encoding DUF1844 domain-containing protein, coding for MSSQPETPDVPDHADGPDFDDLTRDIADVPAVEVITTVAVHLMSAAAVNLGLAEGGEAHKDLDEARKLITALAGLVTAGAPEISNFHAAPLRDGLKSLQLAFREASLVPDEPGTGPGEKFTGPVYG
- the infC gene encoding translation initiation factor IF-3 codes for the protein MAVTSPLFRRLPSAAARCNRGGSISTEPRINDRIRVPEVRLVGPSGEQVGIVPLAKALELAQEYDLDLVEVAATARPPVCKLMDYGKFKYESAMKAREARKNQAHTVIKEMKLRPKIDPHDYDTKKGHVVRFLKQGDKVKITIMFRGREQSRPELGFRLLQRLASDVEELGFIESNPKQDGRNMIMVLGPHKKKTEAMAEAREAAAIRKAERQGRTDDGDETDETVGEDDAAAVEIDETAEAEAADQADDVDDVDDTPEAAAS
- a CDS encoding DUF2510 domain-containing protein, translated to MSTTTPAGWYPDPKPSDPANPGKRWWNGTDWTVSTKTDEVLTATTAVPFDAAYPAAEPKPRKRRPMLVTGAVAAVLGLAVGSLATYLIMDGRTTTAAPVSRAQGFGQGGGQGSGQSPFGEGGSGGSGSGSGSGGSGSGSGSGGSGSGSGSGSGSGSGGSSASGVAVDVVDGISLPDPGTGWTGGTTSDGHAALSYGSYSCAGSSGGTCTLAGASTSTLTAPVSAGAQAAATADMAKAVSESYGTVTGHTQLESQAVTVAGRSGYLIRWKVDAKVGNNGTVEDVVFPNSGNTQLIAVHLGFDIAAKSPALSVMDSIIAGIQDYSGGSGSGSGSGTTTS
- the rplT gene encoding 50S ribosomal protein L20, giving the protein MARVKRAVNAHKKRRVVLERASGYRGQRSRLYRKAKEQLLHSFTYNYNDRKKRKGDFRQLWIQRINAAARANGMTYNRLIQGLKAANIEIDRKMLAELAVHDAGAFSALVEAAQKALPADVNAPRVAADAA
- a CDS encoding RNA methyltransferase, with protein sequence MPQPQYPELTSLRSTRVTAARRLSRRVQRTRERRFVAEGPQAVREAVAYGRIPGAGGEHAVVEIYTTAEAAERHAELIADAHGARVPVLTATDEVIAAVCQTVTPQGIAAICRFVDTPFEQLLAARPRLVAVLAHVRDPGNAGTVLRTADAAGADAVVLTDASVDLYNPKAVRASVGSLYHLPVAVGVPVEQAVAGLRAAGTRILAADGAGDRDLDAELDDGTLGGPTAWVFGNEAWGLPEPTRALADQVVRVPIHGHAESLNLATAAAVCLYASARAQRASGGCRA